From Alloacidobacterium dinghuense:
AGGGTCATCACCGCCGCGAAGAGAACGGTGAATTCCCAGATGGAGTCGAGAGAAGGCAGGACGAATATTTGCGCGCCCATCCCACATATGACCCCGCCCAGAATGGCCCCGGCAAAACGCAAGATCTGTTTCTGGCGGGATGAGCCAATGGTTGTGAGGGCGGTCAACAGGCAGGTGGTAATGGCCGTGCTGATGCCGGGCCAATCGATCGCGTTGTAAGTGATGTAGCACAGGCTTGCCGCAAAGCAACCACGCAAGCCGAACTTAATGTGGTCGGGGTTTGAGAAGGCGTCCGGCACAAACAGCTTCCACGGCTTTTCGGTACTGATTTCAGTGCGTGCGTATGGGCTGATGGACGGCGAATGTGAGAATATCTCGGAGATCTGAGAGACCGTTCTCTGTATTTCGACTAACAATGGAACGCTGCGCGCGGCAGCCTCTTCACTCTCAAACGCGATGGGCGAAGGAAGTTTTCCATTAAGGAGATTGGTGCGAATATCCGCAACGCCGGCGGCGAGTGTGCGGATTCGTTTCCGGCTTGCATCGTCGGGAATACTGATCTCGAGATATGCCAGGACGGCAGTTAGATCTACAAGCCTTCCAGTGAGCGCGACGATGGCGCTCATTCTCTCAGCATATTGGGCGGAGTAGGTGCTGCGTTGCAGAATCCGTCGCAACCTCGATGTGCCGAGCATGCTGTAGCGGGTAATTGTTTTTCTTGCCGCGGGATCGACAGGGTGAGCCCCGCCGTCGGTGTTAAGAACCACTTCGACCGCGCGCAAGCGCTCTGCGATGGATTCAACAAGATCATCCCACGGTTTTAAATGCGAGAAGATGAGCTCGAAGGCTACCGTGAGCAGGCTGGCAATCATCACTCCGAAGATCGCCCAGAGAGTGTCTTCAACTTGTGTTCCGGCGGGGACGTGCCGGTCCCAGAGTGGAATTGTGACCGCAACCAGGTATGCGAAGCGGTTCGCTGCGAAGTAATTCGTTGTGGCGCTGAGGGCGAAGAAGAGCAGGAAGAACGTTCCGATGACCCACAGCATGCGCGGAAATGGTTCACCGGCAAAGAAAATGGCACCGATGAGGATATAACTTCCTGACAGAATGAATGCGATGATGGCGGTTTTCGCGGCAGTCACTGTCGCTTCGGTACTATCTCGCGAAATGGTGAAAGCATAGATCGCGCCGTAGGCACCGAAGGGGATTTTGAAGGTCATCGTAATGACCATCACGACGGTGGCTGCAATGACCATGCGCGCGACAAGCGCGCCTCTTCCTGGATAGGGTGCGAGTTCTTCTTTGAGAAAGTCCTTGAGCCAGATGAGTGGCGAAGGGCGTTCCGGCAAGGTTTGGGTCACTGTCGCCATGCTCGATATTCGCGACGGCTCAAAACAGCCGGCTTGTCAATCGTAATATCAGTGATGGCCGAAGCAGAGAAGGATTAAAAGGAGCGTGTTAGCTACCTGAAGACTTCTTTTGCAGTGGATGGGTCATGTCCTCCGGCCGCACCCACTCGTCAAATTGTTCGGCGGTGAGAAAGCCGAGCTTGAGCGCGGCTTCCCGCAGGCTGATGTCTTCGCGGTATGCGGTGAGGGAGATCTTCGCGGCCTTCTCGTATCCGATGTGAGGATTGAGGGCGGTGACCAGCATCAGCGAGTTCTCAAGATGCTCTTTGATGCGTTTTTCGTTCGGCTCGATTCCATTGGCGCAATGCTCGGTGAAGGAGCGGCAGGCATCGGCTAGCAATTCGGTGGATGCGAGAACATTGTGCAGCATGACCGGCTTGTAGACGTTGAGTTGGAAGTTGCCCTGCGATCCGGCGAAGGCCACGGCATGGTCATTGCCGAAGACCTGAACCGCGACCATGGTGAGAGCTTCGCACTGCGTCGGGTTTACTTTTCCCGGCATGATGGATGATCCCGGCTCGTTTTCCGGGATCTTGAGTTCGCCAAAACCAGCTCGTGGGCCGCAGGCGTACCAGCGAACATCGTTGGCAATTTTCATGAGCGCACCTGCGAGCGTGCGCAGTGTTGCGCTGACGGTGACCATGCCGTCGTGAGCGGAGAGTGCCGCGAACTTGTTCGGAGCCGAGATGAAGGGCTTGCTGGTTTCTTGGGCTATGTAACGGGCAGTGACTTCGCCGAAGCGTGAGTCGGCGTTGAGCCCGGTGCCGACGGCGGTGCCTCCGATGGCCAGTTCATAAATCAACGGGAGCGATTGGCGAATGGTGTCGAGGGCTTGATCGAGTTGCGCGACCCAGCCGGAAATCATCTGGCCGACCGTCAATGGTGTCGCGTCCTGAAGATGGGTTCGGCCGATCATGACAATGTGTTCATAGGCCTGTGACTTGGTGTTGAGCACTTCGCGGAGTTCGGCCACGGCCGGAAGCAGCAGGCTCTCGATGGCTTCGACGGTTGCAATGTGCATTACGGTTGGGAAGGTGTCATTCGACGATTGGCTGTGGTTTACATCGTCGTTGGGGTGAATGGGTTTCTTTGAGCCGGGTTGGCCTCCTACGATCTGGATCGCACGATTCGCGATCACCTCGTTTGCATTCATGTTGGTCTGTGTGCCGGAGCCTGTCTGAAAGACGACCAGCGGGAATTCGCTGTCCCACTTGCCCTCGATGACTTCCTGGGAGGCGCGCACGATGAGGTCTACTTTTTCCTTCGGCAGTTGGCCCAATTCTCCATTGGCGAGGGCAGCGCATTTTTTCAGGATGCCGAGGGCGCGGATTACGTGACGCCCCCAGCGAAAGCGCTCTACGCCGATCTGAAAATTAACGTGAGAGCGTTCGGTTTGTGCGCCCCAAAGATGATCTGCGGGAACCTTGACTTCACCCAGGGCGTCCTCTTCAATCCGAAAGGGATGCGCTGCTGTTTCGCTGATTGCCATGGCGGGACCCTCTCACATCTTTAGATGATGATCGCTATGCTTCTTTATGCTCGTACGACTCGTATACCGGTTCCCAGATGTTGGAGTCGAGTTCGCGGCTGAGGGCATTCTCATCCGCCACTTGTGCCTGCCTATCTTTGATCGCTTGTTTGCCGACGGCTTCGGCGATGGAGCGACCGAGGCTGCGGGCTTCTGCGATTGGGGGCAGCAGGCTGCCTTGTTTATTTGTCTGCGTGGGGAGGTGTCTTATCAACTCTGTGGCAGCGGCCTTGACCATCGTGTCGGTGACGTGTCTGGATTTCGAAGCGATGATTCCGAGCGCGAGCCCAGGAAAGATGTAAGAGTTGTTTGTCTGAGCAACATGAAACGTTTTGCCATTCACGTTTACCGGTGGGAAGGGACTTCCGGTGCCGATGAGAGCGCGGCCTTCTGTCCAGTCCATCAGATCCTGTGGAGTGGCTTCGCTGCGTGAGGTTGGGTTGGACAGCGGGAAGATGACGGGCCTGGCTGTATGCTTCGCCATTTCGCGGACCGCCTCTTGCGTAAAGGCTCCCGTTTGACCGGAGACACCGATGAGGACAGACGGTTTTACGTTCCGGACTACATCAAGAAGAGAGATTTCTCCGCTCGGCGGCCGCCAACTCTGCACTTCCTGATCTTTGCGCGCATAGGGTCGCTGCTCAGGATGTACATCTTTTGTGCTCTCGGTAATCAGGCCGTAGCGATCGATGGCGTAAAAGCGGCTGCGTGCTTCTTCTGGTGAGAGACCCTTGTCCTGAACGAATTGCGCAAGCAAATTCGTGATGCCCAGGCCCGCGCTTCCGAAGCCCACGACGACAATTTTCTGCTGCTCTAGTGGAACGCCGGTGACATTGACTGCGGAGACCAGAGTGGTTGCCGCGATTGCTGCGGTGCCTTGAATGTCGTCGTTGAAAGTGCAGAGCTGGTCTCTGTAGCGAGCAAGGAAGCGGGCGGCATTCGCGCCGGCAAAGTCTTCAAATTGCAGCAGAACATGCGGCCAGCGTTTCTTCACAGCATTCACGAAGGTATCGACGAAATCGTCGTACTCCTGGCCGCGGACGCGATGATGTCTCCATCCGACGTAGATGGGTTGCTTCAGTTTTTCCTCACTGTCGGTGCCTACGTCGAGCAGAATCGGCAGGCAGTGCTCGGGATGAATGCCGCCGAGGGCGGTGTAGAGCGCCATCTTTCCGATGGGAATGCCCATACCGCCTGCGCCCTGATCGCCGAGGCCGAGAATGCGCTCACCATCACTGACGACAATGCTCTTGATCTCGTCGTAGCGGGGATGACTGAAGATCTGCTCGATGCGGTCTTTGTTTGGGTAGCTGAGGAAGAGTCCGCGTGGCTTTCGCCATATCTCACTGAAGCGCTGGCAGCCTTCACCAACGGTTGGCGTGTAGACGAGAGGCAGCATCTTTTCTACATTGCGGACCAGCAATGCGTAGAAGAGCGTCTCGTTCGCGTCCTGAAGATCGCGGAGAAATGCATACTTGGCGAAGGGGGTTGGCTGTTCGTCCAATACCTGCATGCGGCGCTCAATCTGCTCGTCGAGATCCCCGATATGCGGAGGCAGCAGGCCGTGGAGGTGAAATACGTCACGTTCGTGATCCGTGAAGGCTGTACCTTTGTTGAGGCGTGGAGAATTGATGAGGCTGAATCCGGAAAGTGAAATCTGACGAGTTGCTGCGGGGGCTGTCGCAAATTGCGTGCTCATTTCCATTCCTCCTGAATCCGGCTATCTTTTAGCGGATAAGGTTGGTCTTGGCGAGATCGATCACTTCATTGCCGCGTCCGCTCAGAACGCAGCGAATCATATAGAGACTGAAGCCCAATGCCTGTTCGAGACTGATCGTTGGCGGCATCGAGAGTTCTTGCCGGTTCACAATGACTTCGACTAACGCCGGGCCATTATGCGCGAGCGCGCTGCTCAGGGCTGGGCGCAGCTCCTCCGGCTTTTCCACGCGAACGCCGAAGATGTTCGCTGACTCTGCTAGTTTCGTAAAGTTTGGATTGACCAGATCGGTGCCATAATCGACGAGACCTGCGGCTTTCATCTCCAGTTCGACGAAGCCTAAAGTGCCGTTGTTAAAGAGCACCACTTTAACTGGCAGGTTGAGTTGTTTGAGCGTCAGCATATCGCCGAGCATCATCGCGAGGCCGCCGTCCCCGGAGAGCGTGACGACCTGCCGCCCGGGATGGCTCGCCTGCACGCCGATCGCATGGGGCAAAGCATTTGCCATGGATCCATGCGTGAAGGAGCCGAGCAATCTGCGCTTGCCGTTCATGGTGAGGTAACGCGCGGACCAGACCACGGGCGTGCCGACATCACAGGTAAAGACTGCATCGTCCGCGGCAAGTTCATCGAGAGTTTTTGCGACGTATTGGGGATGAATCGGCGTTCGTCCAGGCTCGCCCACTGCGAGGTCATCGAGGCTCTTACGCGCGTCCTTATAGTGGTTGAGGCACAGGTCGAGATACGAGCGATCGGACTTGTCGTCGAGCAGCGGTATTAACGCATTGAGCGTGTCCTTCACGTTTCCGATCAGACCGAGATCGACGGGCGTGCGTCGACCAATTTGTTCGCCGAGCCGGTCTACCTGAATGATCTTTGCGTTCTTCGGAAAGAACTGCGTGTAAGGGAAATCCGTGCCGAGCATGAGCAGCGCATCGCAGTTCATCATGGCGTGATAGCCGGAAGAAAAACCAAGCAGGCCGGTCATGCCCACGTCATACGGATTGTCGTACTCGATAAACTCCTTGCCGCGTAAAGCGTGCACGATCGGCGATTTCAGATGTTCCGCGGCTTCGATGAGTTCGCTATGAGCGCCTTCACAGCCTGCTCCGCCAAGAATGGTGACCTTGCGCGCATTGTTGAGAATGTCGGCGGCGGATTTGAGCTCACTGCTGGATGGGCGAAGGACAGAGTTGGATTCTTCGATGCCGAGCGAAATTGCGGGTGCGGGGCATTCGCGCAGCGCCACATCGCCGGGAAGAATGACCACGGCAACGCCTTGCTTCGTGATTGCCGTGCGCATGGCAATAGCCAGGACGCGCGGCATCTGTTCCGCTTGCGAGACCAGCTCGCAGTAGTGGCTGCAATCTTTGAAAAGGTGGTCGGGACGCGTCTCTTGAAAATAGCTGCTTCCGATCTCGTGGCTGGGAATCTGCGCGGCGATGGCAAGCACCGGCACGCGGCTGCGTTGACAATCAAAGAGCCCATTGATGAGGTGAAGATTGCCGGGGCCGCAACTGCCCGCACATACTGCCAGCTTTCCGGTAAGATGGGCTTCCGCACCGGCGGCGAATGCGGCCGCTTCTTCATGGCGCATATGCAGCCAGTCGATGCCTTTGGTTCTGCGGATGACATCGGTCAGGCCGTTGAGAGAATCTCCAACTACGCCGTAGACACGCTTTACGCCTGCATTCACGAGTGTTTCGATAAATACTTCGGCTACCTTCCTTGGCATGCGCTTAACCCTTCTCTATTGAAAGTTGTCGAGATTGTCTGCTGATCAGCAAGTCAGGTTGTCTAGAGGGAAGATGACGGGAAAAATGGTCTTTGAAGGAGCGATATTCGGCTGGATCTCGCGAGTATGGATGACGCCTATAGCGCAACGGATGACGCATGGATGGTTCTCCGTGTGGAGATGCTTGCTATTGCTGAGTGCTTGAAGCGTATTTAGTGGAGCCCGGTTGTGACATCACCCTCGGATTGGTGTCATCTGTTTTGGGGTAAATCGCGTTTGCTCTCTCAAGTTGCAGATAGCGTGAGCAATGACATGAATTTTAGTAGCTCAAAAGCAAAGCCGAAATACCAAGACGAGGAAAATGTGGATTACCCATTTGGGTAAGTATTTTCCGTCGTTCCTAGGCAGTTTTCTTCTTATGGTGGTGAAGGGGATGGCAGGTTTTGTCGCAGGTGGAATGTATACAAAGATGTATACTCCATCCCCGAGACGAAATTGCGAGTTGAACTGTGTCACTCCTCGCCAATCGAGGGTTCACTGGAGGATGAATGCCGAAGAAATGCTGGATGCTCTCTTGTTGTTTATTTGCCTGGTTAGGTTTTGGGGCCGCATCGATTCACGCTCAGGTAACGCGTGCGGACTATGAGCGCGCTGCTCAATTGCGGGACAAATATAAGGGGCTGGCGCTGAATATTGTGGAATCGCCGAGCTGGGTCGAAGATACGGACACATTCTGGTATCGCAAAACGGTTGAAGGCGGCCACGCATTCGTATTGGTGGATGCGAATACGAAGATAAAAAAAACCGCGTTTGACCATGACAAGCTGGCTGCTGCTCTCTCGGAGGCGGATGGGGAGAAGTACACGGGAGTTACTCTGCCCTTCGCGCGCTTTCGGTATGTTGACAAGCAAGTGGCTATAGAGTTTGTTCTGAAGAATCATCGATGGCACTGCGACCTGATCAACTATGCGTGCACAAAACCTGAGCCATTACGGGCTGATGACCAGGAATACGAGAGCGATGATGATTACGACAATACGCCGAGAGCGATTAACAACGATACGCGTGCAGAAGCGTCGCCTGATGGCAAGCTGGAAGCGTTTGTAGAGAACTACAACGTTTTTGTCCGCGAAAAAGGGAAGGCGGACAAGACTGCACTGAGCACGGATGGCTCGGAGGACAATTATTACGCCTACGGTACTTTGGTCTGGTCGCCGGACTCACGGCATCTGGTCGCTTACCGGATTCGGCCCGGCTACAAGCGCGAGGTGCACTATGTGGAATCGTCGCCTGCGGACCAGTTGCAGCCGAAGTATTCGATGATGGTCTATCCGAAGGCGGGTGATGTGCTGGCGCTGCCGCAGCCGGTGCTCTTCGACGTGCCATCGAAGCACGAGATTCCTATCGCCAACAGCCTGTTTCCGAATCCATTCGAGTTGTCGCCCGCTGTCTGGTGGAAAGACAGTCGCGGCTTTACTTTTGAGTACAACCAACGCGGGCACCAGGATTATAGAGTGATCGAGGTGGATGCGGCGAGTGGGGTGCCGCGTGTCCTGATTGATGAGGAGAGTAAGACCTTTGTTGACTATCGTCCACTTGTGCCTGACCAGTTCGACACGACGGCAAAGAGATCGTGTGGGCCTCAGAACGGAGCGGATGGGAGCATCTGTATCTCTATGACGGCAAGACAGGAGAGGTCAAGAATCAGATCACGAAAGGCGATTGGGTGGTGCGTAATGTCGATCACGTCGATCCCGAGAAGCGAGTGATCTGGTTTGAGGCTAGCGGCATGGAAGCGGGTAAGGATCCGTACTACATGCATCCGTATCGGATCAATTTCGATGGCACGGGAATGACGCCGCTTTCAAAGGAGGAAGCGGATCATCGCGTCGTCTTTTCGCCCGATGGCAAGTTCTACATTGATACGTGGTCGCGCATTGATCTGCCACCTGTCATGGAATTGCGGACGGCAGACGACAAGGCGGCGATGACAGTCGAGCAGGGCGATGATCATAAGTTGATTGACACTGGATGGCAACCGCCGGAGGTGTTTACAGCGAAGGGGCGCGATGGAAAAACCGACATCTGGGGTGTGATTTATAAGCCAGATCATTTTGACCCGGCAAAGAAATATCCCGTTATTGAGTCGATTTACGCAGGGCCGCAAGGGTCGTTCGTGCCCAAGTCTTTCGGGCCTTGGGCACAGCCCCTTACCGAACTTGGCTTTGTGGTGGTGCAGATTGACGGCATGGGCACGAACAATCGCTCCAAGGCGTTTCACGATGTGGCCTGGAAAAATCTGAAGGATGCAGGCTTTGAAGACCGCATTCTCTGGCATAACGCGGTTGCGACGAAGTATCCGTGGTACGACATTTCGCGCGTTGGTGTCTTTGGCACTTCTGCCGGAGGGCAGAGTGCCATGGGCGCGTTGTTGTTTCATCCTGAGTTCTATAAGGCGGCTGTTTCCAACAGTGGATGCCATGACAACCGAATGGACAAAATATGGTGGAACGAGCAATGGATGGGATGGCCGGTTGGACCGCAGTATGCTGCGTCATCGAATGTAGACAATGCGTACCGGCTGCAAGGTAAGCTGCTTTTGGTGGTGGGCGAGATGGACAAGAATGTGGATCCCTCGTCGACATTCCAGGTTGCAAATGCCTTGATCAAAGCAAATAAGCGGTTTGATCTGCTCTATGTTCCTGGTGGGGGCCATGGCGCAGGCGGTGAGTACGGTCAGCGGTTACTCGCGGATTTTTTTGTCCACAATCTGCTTGGCGAGGAGCCGCCGGATTGGAATCGTTTGTCGGGGACAAAATAGCGCGACCTGAAAGGTGCGGGTGACAGGGAAGCGAGTCTCATGGTGCGTGCTTTGGCTGGTGCCTGCGCTTGCGGCGCAAGGGCAGGCACCGCCGGGCGCGCCTGCACAGTCATCGCTGCCTCCGTCGCAGAATAGCCAATTGTCAGAAGGCGAGACGGAGTCGCGTCTTGGGACGGCTCTCACCCGCGAGGGCAGGTTTGCAGAGGCCATTCCGCACCTCACAGCAGCAAGAGGGCGGGTTACGAACGAATACGCGGTCAGCTTCAATCTAGCTTTGTGCTACCTGGGCCTTCGTCAGTATCAGCAGGCTATCGATGTCCTCCAAGGTTTGCGCGCCAATCAGAAAGGTACGGCGCAAGTGGAGAATCTGCTGGCACAGGCATACATGGGCGTTGATCAGCCGGAGAATGCGCTCGCGGCGCTCCGTCGTGCTGCCAGTCTCACACCGCTGGACGAGAAACTGTACACCTTTGTTGCCGATGCCTGTACGGATAACAAGGAGTACGAGCTTGGTTTGCGAGTGGTTGGAATAGGATTGCACCACCTGCCCTCGTCGGCGAGGCTGCACTATGAACGGGCCATGTTTCTCGCCCGGCTGGACCGCTTTGAAGAGGCGAAACCAGAATTCGAACGTGCTGTCGCACTGGCGCCTGAAAGTGACATCGCCTATCTGGCAAGCGCTCAGAATCTGCTGTTTCAAGGAGATGTCCAATCTGCCATTCGGACGGTGCGAAAAGGCATCAACAAAGGGCATCACGACTATGTTTTGCAGGATCTTCTGGCGGAGGTGCTGATTCACGCCGGAGCAATGCCAGGGCAACCGGAGTTTGTTGAAGCTCGCACTCTGCTCGAAAGCGCGGTAGCCCAGAAGCCGGATTATTCGACTGCTCAGATTGCATTGGGCAAGCTTTACCTGATGGAGGGCAGGTTCAATGAGGCGGTAACGCATCTGGAGATTGGCCGACGGCTCGAACCGCAGAACCCGGCAGTCTATTCCAGCCTGGCGGATGCCTATCGCCGGTTGGGCGAGGAGCAGAAGGCCCATGAGATGTTGGATCAACTGAAAGTGATATTGCAGAAAGAAGGCCAGTCCGAGCCGCATAACCAGCAACCGGTCGAGCCCGATCAATAAGCAAATTTTATTCCTCGAAAAGGTACAAAATTAAATCTTGCTAAAAATACAAAAATAAATACATAATTCTGTACCTTCGATTGATGACTGAGTTTGGCAGCGAAATTCAGCCAGAGCTGCAGGCCAGGACAGAAGGGCAACGGAAAAAACTCTTACGAGAAGAGACAGAGGCAGCCGGGAAAGCGTTTCCCCGGAATTTGGAGGATCAGATGCATCGCTTAAAAAACAACTGTAAATTGGTGAGCCTGATTGCCGGCTTGATCTTCAGTGCAGTCATTTTTACGCTGACAGCACGCGGACAAAGTGGATCGCAGGGAAGCGTCATTGTGACGGTTCAAGATCCTACCGGAAATCTCGTGCCGGGGGCACACCTCGAACTCATAGACGTTTCAACGAATGACATTCGATTGGCTGAAACCCAGGACAGAGGGAGCTATACGTTCGTCAACCTGAATATCGGGACGTACAGGCTCACTGTCTCAAAGAGCGGTTTTGCTCAGCAGGTGTTTGAATCGGTCATCATTCATTCAGCGCAGGTTACGGATGTAAACGCCTCATTGAGGATTGGGCAGGAGAGTCAAACAGTCCAGGTGACAGAGAGCGCTACGCCGGTTCTGGAAACGTCGTCGAATGCGATTGGCACGGTTGTGGATATGAAACAGATCCAGGACTTGCCGGTGGCTGATCGCGACCTGTCATCGCTGGCTTTGATCACGCCGGGATACAACGGAACGTGGAACGGTCTGCCCTCCATCGATCAGGGCAGTAACATCGACGGCGTGATGGGCAGCCCTAGCCGTATGAAGTTCACGGGGAATGCGTCGCCCGCGGTAACGGCACGGCTCGAAGACATCGAAGAGATGACGATCCAGACCGACCAACTTGCGTTGAACTCCGGCTTTGGTCAGTCGAGCATGCAGATCAATTTTGTAACCAAGCGCGGCTCAAATCACTTTCATGGTGGAGTCTTCGGAGATTTTCAGAACTCCGGTTTGAATGCGAACAGCTGGACAAACAATGCAGCAGACGTCCGGAAGGATAAGTTCATTAAGAATAGTTTCGGCGCTAATGCGGGGGGGCCGATCCTGCATGACAAGCTCTTCTTCTTCGGCAGCTTCGCTTTTACCAAGGAGCCGGCCACAATCACCGCGTTCAATAACGTTTTTACGCAGGGCGCCCAGTCGGGCAATTTCACGTATATCGGAAGTGATGGACAAAGTCACACGGAGAACCTGTTTCAACTGGCACAGCAAACCAATCCCAGCCTGCCTACTACGTTGAATTCGGCAGTATCATCACAGCTGCAGACGATCAACAAATCTCTGTCGGGCGGTAGCGTTTCCAGCAGCTCTGATCCGAACTTCAGCACTGTGCGCTGGAACGTTGCCTCGCCGACCACCTACTATTTCCCGACGGTTCGCGTGGATTACAGTCTCTCGCAAAAGCTGCGCATGTATCTTGCCTGGAACATGACGCAGCAGACGCAGCCAAGTGTCAATCCGCCGAATTTCCCGGGTTCGGATTTCAGCGATCAGACTACCGGCAACTGGACTCGGAGCTACATTGCGTCTTATGGCCTGGATTGGATCATTTCGCCTTCGCTGATTAATCAGTTCAAAGCGGGCTTTCTGTACAACGCAACCAAGTACTCGTACAACGCAAAGCCTCTTTACGCAACGGAGCCGACGGTTGCCTGGAACTTTAATAGCTATGGCTCGACCAGTTCGACCTGCAACAACAACGGCATGTCCGGTCAGTGCTATCAGACACCCATAGGTCCCTACTATCCCGTCTTCAATGCGTCTGACTCCGTTACGTGGCAACATGGAGCCCATAATTTCGATTTCGGTTTCTCCTGGTATCGCGAGCAGGATCACTATTGGAATGGACCTCTTGGTTTTCCAGCCTACAACCTCGGTCTGTCTACCGGCGACCCTGCCTTGCAGGCTTTCAACGCAACCACGTTGCCGGGAGCAAGCACGCATTCTCAAGCAGAGGCTCAGCAGCTCTACGCGGTGCTTACAGGAAGAATCGGTGGTGGTTCGGGTACACAAGCGGTGAACGGCACCTTTGCCTACAATCCCAGCACCGGCTCATATTTCAACGGAATCGGTTCCTATAACCTCAATGAGCTTTCCAAAGCCTGGGGCGTATTTTTTGAGGACTCCTGGCACGTAACGCCAAACTTCACACTTAACTACGGTCTGCGCTGGGACTTCACAGGCGATAACCACGATCTGACCGGCGCTTATCACTCCGTCTCGCCCAGCGGCATCTTCGGGCCATCAGGAATCGGAAACCTATTCAACCCAGGTTCGCTGCAGGGCGACATGAATCCACAGATCATAACCCAACCCCACGCCTACAGCCCCTGGAATGTGTCCCCGCAGCCAGCGATCGGCTTTGCCTGGAATCCTAAGGGCGATGAGGGTGTGCTGGGCAAGCTCTTTGGCGACGGCAAAACTGTTATTCGAGGCGGCTTTAACCTGCGGCGCTTTACCGAGCCATATCAATACTTCTGGGACGCGGCCTCGGACTACGCTGCATTCTTCTACCAGACGTTCTATCTCAATGCGAACAACACCGGACAGTCCGGCACATTTACGCCTGGCAGCCTTGCCCTGGGCGGCAATCTGCCAGCATATGGGTTGGCTCCAGCTACGTATCAGAAATCTGAAGCGCTGTCTGATTTCACTTTCCAGAATTCCGTGGGAACAAACGGCATTAACCCCGGGATCAAGCAGCCCTACAGCCAGGCGTGGAACTTCGGTATTCAGCGCCAGCTGGGGAACTCGCGCGC
This genomic window contains:
- a CDS encoding tetratricopeptide repeat protein, coding for MTGKRVSWCVLWLVPALAAQGQAPPGAPAQSSLPPSQNSQLSEGETESRLGTALTREGRFAEAIPHLTAARGRVTNEYAVSFNLALCYLGLRQYQQAIDVLQGLRANQKGTAQVENLLAQAYMGVDQPENALAALRRAASLTPLDEKLYTFVADACTDNKEYELGLRVVGIGLHHLPSSARLHYERAMFLARLDRFEEAKPEFERAVALAPESDIAYLASAQNLLFQGDVQSAIRTVRKGINKGHHDYVLQDLLAEVLIHAGAMPGQPEFVEARTLLESAVAQKPDYSTAQIALGKLYLMEGRFNEAVTHLEIGRRLEPQNPAVYSSLADAYRRLGEEQKAHEMLDQLKVILQKEGQSEPHNQQPVEPDQ
- a CDS encoding prolyl oligopeptidase family serine peptidase; this translates as MYLYDGKTGEVKNQITKGDWVVRNVDHVDPEKRVIWFEASGMEAGKDPYYMHPYRINFDGTGMTPLSKEEADHRVVFSPDGKFYIDTWSRIDLPPVMELRTADDKAAMTVEQGDDHKLIDTGWQPPEVFTAKGRDGKTDIWGVIYKPDHFDPAKKYPVIESIYAGPQGSFVPKSFGPWAQPLTELGFVVVQIDGMGTNNRSKAFHDVAWKNLKDAGFEDRILWHNAVATKYPWYDISRVGVFGTSAGGQSAMGALLFHPEFYKAAVSNSGCHDNRMDKIWWNEQWMGWPVGPQYAASSNVDNAYRLQGKLLLVVGEMDKNVDPSSTFQVANALIKANKRFDLLYVPGGGHGAGGEYGQRLLADFFVHNLLGEEPPDWNRLSGTK
- a CDS encoding DPP IV N-terminal domain-containing protein, which produces MPKKCWMLSCCLFAWLGFGAASIHAQVTRADYERAAQLRDKYKGLALNIVESPSWVEDTDTFWYRKTVEGGHAFVLVDANTKIKKTAFDHDKLAAALSEADGEKYTGVTLPFARFRYVDKQVAIEFVLKNHRWHCDLINYACTKPEPLRADDQEYESDDDYDNTPRAINNDTRAEASPDGKLEAFVENYNVFVREKGKADKTALSTDGSEDNYYAYGTLVWSPDSRHLVAYRIRPGYKREVHYVESSPADQLQPKYSMMVYPKAGDVLALPQPVLFDVPSKHEIPIANSLFPNPFELSPAVWWKDSRGFTFEYNQRGHQDYRVIEVDAASGVPRVLIDEESKTFVDYRPLVPDQFDTTAKRSCGPQNGADGSICISMTARQERSRIRSRKAIGWCVMSITSIPRSE
- a CDS encoding TonB-dependent receptor → MHRLKNNCKLVSLIAGLIFSAVIFTLTARGQSGSQGSVIVTVQDPTGNLVPGAHLELIDVSTNDIRLAETQDRGSYTFVNLNIGTYRLTVSKSGFAQQVFESVIIHSAQVTDVNASLRIGQESQTVQVTESATPVLETSSNAIGTVVDMKQIQDLPVADRDLSSLALITPGYNGTWNGLPSIDQGSNIDGVMGSPSRMKFTGNASPAVTARLEDIEEMTIQTDQLALNSGFGQSSMQINFVTKRGSNHFHGGVFGDFQNSGLNANSWTNNAADVRKDKFIKNSFGANAGGPILHDKLFFFGSFAFTKEPATITAFNNVFTQGAQSGNFTYIGSDGQSHTENLFQLAQQTNPSLPTTLNSAVSSQLQTINKSLSGGSVSSSSDPNFSTVRWNVASPTTYYFPTVRVDYSLSQKLRMYLAWNMTQQTQPSVNPPNFPGSDFSDQTTGNWTRSYIASYGLDWIISPSLINQFKAGFLYNATKYSYNAKPLYATEPTVAWNFNSYGSTSSTCNNNGMSGQCYQTPIGPYYPVFNASDSVTWQHGAHNFDFGFSWYREQDHYWNGPLGFPAYNLGLSTGDPALQAFNATTLPGASTHSQAEAQQLYAVLTGRIGGGSGTQAVNGTFAYNPSTGSYFNGIGSYNLNELSKAWGVFFEDSWHVTPNFTLNYGLRWDFTGDNHDLTGAYHSVSPSGIFGPSGIGNLFNPGSLQGDMNPQIITQPHAYSPWNVSPQPAIGFAWNPKGDEGVLGKLFGDGKTVIRGGFNLRRFTEPYQYFWDAASDYAAFFYQTFYLNANNTGQSGTFTPGSLALGGNLPAYGLAPATYQKSEALSDFTFQNSVGTNGINPGIKQPYSQAWNFGIQRQLGNSRAIEIRYNGNRTVHQWLNLNPNEVNIFENGFLNEFKNAQTNLALNGGTSFAYNGMAGQKPLPIFNAAFAGESSGGPGVPLADYSNSQFITYLQTGQAGAMANVLAGVNGTAPYFCNLVGSSFAPCVTNAGYTGGGAGYPINFFQANPYAAGTSTGYMTAAGYSNYNALQVDFRQNAWSGLQFDANYTWSQSLGLSTYNDWTSAFAAYTLRDLAKSYGPSLFDLHNVFHFSGTYDLPFGAGKPFLSSGHLVDKMLGNWTAGTILTFQSGAPWRLTGGYNTFNDYGDGGIVLNGVTSSQLQHSIGVHHITPAQNGGTPATFVDFIDPKYLASPTGGANPTFITPNTTPGTFGSIIYLHQPHTFQNDVSLTKAFPIKENLRVRFQGEFLNAWNHPLFGNGGSGNTYYNGNIQGTSFGTGTELNQFTTPSYTPRQIELRVNVDF